A genome region from bacterium SCSIO 12844 includes the following:
- a CDS encoding phage tail assembly protein, with protein MKIKLREKVKLTDGTYSNEIEVREPTRADLKAIEHIEGNLNREDLMISRLTKISISALDQMVFTDSLKLQDLMSEMMGDSYDPKSTVS; from the coding sequence ATGAAAATTAAATTAAGAGAAAAAGTTAAATTAACTGATGGTACGTATAGCAATGAAATTGAAGTAAGAGAGCCAACACGTGCAGATTTAAAAGCTATAGAACATATCGAAGGTAATCTTAACCGAGAGGATTTAATGATTAGTCGTTTAACGAAAATATCAATATCAGCCTTAGATCAAATGGTATTTACAGATAGCCTAAAATTACAAGATTTAATGAGTGAGATGATGGGTGATAGCTATGACCCAAAGTCTACGGTGAGTTAA
- the uvrD gene encoding DNA helicase II, with product MNTIVSELNKPQQEAVIVENQNTLVLAGAGSGKTRVLTHRIAYLCQEQSLSPLEILAVTFTNKAAKEMRGRVESLLNINPFGMWIGTFHGIAHRLLRRHGDQIGLDRKFRILDQDEQLQVIKRLLKNMQIDDSFYPPKTVQQFINARKDDGIRAGELSHKKDQRFDYELIKIYHAYEIQLKADKALDFADLLLYAYELWKIPSVLEHYQKRFKAILVDEFQDTNDIQYRWLKALVHENNHIMVVGDDDQSIYGWRGAKVENIFKFKQEFAPVEVIRLEQNYRSTQTILNAANGIIKHNDQRMGKQLWSQGNTGEKLKLYEALDERDEASFISSKIQDLIENQKVSPASIAILYRSNAQSRVLEEALLQKQVPYRIYGGLRFFERAEIKDALAYLRLIVLREDNVAFERVINTPTRGIGLKTVEKLREIAKAKNISLWHSACEFAIDKNITQRTRNNVAEFIKLIDHMDAQLEDFSLKEKMRFVLEASGLMAMYRNDKKESALQKLENLEELVNAVSEFTPMVTIDVDENDLLEEFLSFAVLESGEGRADEFTSSVQLMTLHSAKGLEFPYVFIAGLEEGLFPSHRAQDEDRLSEERRLCYVGITRAMQKLYLSYAKVRHQYGDVNYQKKSRFIQEIPEDLIDEVRLKQQPLKSQFGFGFNQCASDDASAFKSGDLVSHHKFGIGVFIKEEGMGDQKRYIIDFKGGYGIKTLLARMIELEKI from the coding sequence ATGAATACAATAGTATCAGAATTAAATAAACCTCAACAAGAAGCGGTTATTGTAGAAAATCAAAATACTTTAGTGTTAGCAGGGGCAGGTAGTGGCAAAACACGGGTATTAACCCATCGAATTGCCTATTTGTGCCAAGAGCAATCTTTATCACCTTTAGAAATTTTAGCTGTGACATTTACCAATAAAGCCGCGAAAGAAATGCGTGGACGAGTTGAATCATTATTAAATATTAATCCTTTTGGTATGTGGATTGGTACGTTTCATGGTATTGCACATAGATTACTTAGACGCCATGGCGATCAAATTGGTTTGGATCGTAAGTTTAGAATTTTAGATCAAGATGAACAATTACAAGTGATTAAACGTTTGCTTAAAAATATGCAAATTGATGATAGCTTTTATCCGCCAAAAACAGTACAGCAGTTTATTAATGCTCGAAAAGACGATGGTATACGAGCAGGTGAATTATCACATAAAAAAGATCAACGTTTTGATTATGAATTAATTAAAATATATCATGCCTATGAAATTCAATTAAAGGCAGATAAGGCATTAGATTTTGCTGATTTATTATTATATGCTTATGAATTGTGGAAAATTCCAAGTGTTCTTGAGCATTATCAAAAGCGTTTTAAAGCAATCTTAGTCGATGAGTTTCAGGATACAAATGATATTCAATATCGCTGGTTAAAAGCTTTAGTACATGAAAATAACCATATTATGGTTGTTGGCGATGATGACCAGTCAATTTATGGTTGGCGAGGTGCTAAGGTTGAGAATATTTTTAAATTCAAACAAGAATTTGCACCGGTTGAAGTGATTCGCCTTGAACAAAACTATCGTTCGACTCAAACAATTCTAAATGCTGCAAATGGCATTATTAAACATAATGATCAAAGAATGGGCAAACAGCTATGGTCACAAGGAAATACAGGAGAAAAATTAAAGCTTTATGAGGCATTAGATGAACGTGATGAAGCGTCATTTATTTCTTCAAAAATCCAAGACTTAATTGAAAATCAAAAAGTTTCACCGGCATCAATTGCTATATTATATCGCTCCAATGCACAATCGAGGGTATTAGAAGAAGCGCTACTACAAAAACAAGTGCCTTATCGTATTTATGGTGGTCTGCGATTTTTTGAACGTGCTGAAATTAAAGATGCGCTTGCATATTTGCGTTTGATCGTTTTAAGGGAAGATAATGTTGCTTTTGAGCGTGTGATTAATACACCTACAAGAGGTATTGGTCTTAAAACGGTTGAAAAATTAAGAGAAATTGCTAAAGCTAAAAATATCAGCTTATGGCATAGTGCATGCGAATTTGCTATTGATAAAAATATTACTCAACGAACAAGAAATAATGTTGCTGAATTTATTAAACTGATTGATCATATGGATGCACAGTTAGAAGATTTTAGTTTAAAAGAAAAAATGCGCTTTGTGCTAGAAGCTTCAGGCTTAATGGCAATGTATCGAAATGATAAGAAAGAAAGTGCATTACAAAAGTTAGAAAACTTAGAAGAGTTAGTGAATGCTGTCAGTGAATTTACACCGATGGTAACGATTGATGTCGATGAAAATGATCTATTAGAAGAATTTTTAAGTTTTGCTGTTTTAGAATCAGGGGAAGGGCGTGCTGATGAGTTTACTTCAAGTGTTCAGTTGATGACATTACATTCAGCTAAGGGGTTGGAATTTCCTTATGTCTTTATTGCAGGTCTTGAAGAAGGGCTATTTCCAAGCCATAGGGCACAAGATGAAGATCGATTAAGTGAAGAACGTCGACTTTGCTATGTTGGTATTACTCGTGCAATGCAAAAGCTTTATTTATCTTATGCAAAGGTTCGTCATCAATATGGTGATGTTAACTACCAAAAAAAATCACGTTTTATTCAAGAGATTCCAGAAGATTTAATTGATGAAGTACGACTAAAGCAACAACCATTAAAATCCCAATTTGGTTTTGGATTTAATCAATGTGCTTCAGATGATGCAAGTGCTTTTAAATCAGGTGATTTAGTTAGTCACCATAAATTTGGTATTGGCGTTTTTATTAAAGAAGAAGGCATGGGGGATCAAAAGCGCTATATTATTGATTTTAAGGGTGGTTATGGCATTAAAACATTATTAGCTCGCATGATTGAATTAGAGAAAATTTAG
- a CDS encoding phage tail protein: MSFIPLVLGAIPFSVNTATYNKITKSYSSKWATQDRVNNSPALQNTGDQAETMTISGVTFPHDNVNTKATLIALRELAASQSSNFLFDLDGFIYGKWAITNISQENTNNSNTTYSINLERYPDASLLDQAKAFVKGVF; this comes from the coding sequence ATGTCGTTTATTCCATTAGTTTTAGGTGCAATACCATTTAGTGTTAATACGGCAACCTATAATAAAATCACTAAAAGCTATTCGTCTAAGTGGGCAACACAAGATCGAGTTAATAATAGCCCTGCATTGCAAAATACAGGTGATCAAGCTGAAACAATGACCATATCAGGTGTTACATTTCCACATGATAATGTAAATACAAAAGCAACTTTAATAGCTTTAAGAGAGTTAGCAGCAAGCCAATCAAGTAACTTTTTATTTGATTTAGACGGGTTTATTTACGGTAAGTGGGCAATTACCAATATTAGCCAAGAAAATACCAATAATAGTAATACGACTTATAGTATTAACCTTGAGCGTTACCCAGATGCAAGCTTACTTGATCAAGCAAAAGCTTTTGTTAAGGGGGTATTTTAA
- a CDS encoding phage tail protein, whose translation MYEIKVTDVGKALLAQALLDKGKIKFDAFKISSVTDDVNLNSVVYTGIINKIEVRENELIFTCVVPESASGFWLRSIALLDDQERVIAYGNIPEIYKSDDDLSPSVSNYTITLQIENADQINIEFNSQACSTVANYYQLAKSVICLMKDHSQLAWDYAKEKYES comes from the coding sequence ATGTATGAGATTAAAGTAACGGATGTTGGCAAAGCACTATTAGCACAGGCCCTATTAGACAAAGGTAAAATAAAGTTTGATGCATTTAAAATTAGCAGTGTTACTGATGATGTTAATCTAAATTCAGTTGTCTATACAGGGATAATCAATAAGATTGAAGTTAGAGAAAATGAGCTTATTTTTACCTGTGTTGTTCCTGAAAGTGCCAGTGGTTTTTGGCTAAGATCAATTGCTTTATTAGATGATCAAGAACGTGTAATTGCTTATGGTAATATTCCAGAAATATATAAATCTGATGATGATTTATCACCGAGTGTTAGTAACTATACCATCACATTACAAATAGAAAATGCTGATCAAATTAATATTGAATTTAATAGTCAGGCTTGTTCAACAGTTGCTAACTATTATCAGTTAGCAAAAAGTGTCATTTGTTTGATGAAAGATCATTCACAACTTGCTTGGGATTATGCAAAAGAAAAGTACGAAAGTTAA
- a CDS encoding MFS transporter, giving the protein MNDYYADEKRSLYPWFIWSLGAIFFFIEYFLRVAPSVIHHQLMVEFHIDAFDLGVLSASFYYAYILMQLPVGVVTDRFGPRKMLIFNTALCAFSCILFAFADDITTAVIARLLMGFSAAFAFVGTLKLCINWFDVKTFALLAGLTQAAGMVGAAVGDAPMSLLFNSVGWRPSMLAFALLLIILSLVMFFTLKNHPKSIYLTDEDDPEQIRRKSTIFEHLKRTFSYPQLWLNCLFIGLLYGPTAMFAENWGVGYTSAFHGYGIDKSAFLVGLIFIGLAIGCPIAGALADRWRSRVKVMRLSAICCFILMCIIIYVSAIPFWLLIICYFFYGIFNSGIVASYTVSAELVPGSLSATALGITNMASVFIGMLLVQIVGSILKNLWSGVLAQGAPYYSALEFQKALVFVPLIFLVCFILSFFIKETFKA; this is encoded by the coding sequence ATGAATGACTATTATGCAGATGAGAAGCGTTCACTATACCCTTGGTTTATATGGTCATTAGGGGCAATATTTTTCTTTATTGAGTACTTCTTAAGAGTAGCGCCAAGTGTTATTCACCATCAATTAATGGTTGAGTTTCATATTGATGCATTTGATTTAGGTGTTTTATCAGCAAGCTTTTATTATGCTTATATTCTAATGCAGTTACCTGTTGGGGTAGTTACTGATCGCTTTGGCCCAAGGAAGATGTTAATTTTTAATACGGCATTGTGTGCTTTTTCTTGTATATTATTTGCTTTTGCAGATGATATTACAACTGCTGTAATTGCGAGGCTTTTGATGGGGTTCTCTGCGGCATTTGCTTTTGTTGGCACATTAAAATTATGTATTAATTGGTTTGATGTAAAAACATTTGCGTTATTAGCTGGGTTAACACAAGCAGCTGGGATGGTTGGTGCTGCAGTTGGTGATGCGCCAATGAGTTTGTTGTTTAATAGCGTTGGCTGGCGTCCTTCAATGCTTGCGTTTGCACTTTTGCTAATAATATTATCATTAGTGATGTTCTTTACCTTAAAAAATCATCCAAAAAGTATTTATTTAACAGATGAGGATGACCCAGAACAGATTCGACGTAAATCAACTATATTTGAGCATTTAAAAAGAACATTTAGTTACCCGCAATTATGGTTGAATTGTTTATTTATTGGCTTATTATATGGTCCTACAGCTATGTTTGCTGAAAATTGGGGTGTGGGTTATACCTCAGCATTTCACGGCTATGGTATTGATAAATCTGCTTTTTTAGTCGGGTTAATTTTTATAGGCCTTGCCATTGGTTGTCCAATTGCGGGAGCTTTAGCAGATCGTTGGCGTTCACGAGTGAAAGTAATGCGCCTATCGGCAATTTGTTGTTTTATTTTAATGTGTATTATCATTTATGTATCTGCGATTCCTTTCTGGCTTTTAATCATTTGTTATTTTTTCTATGGTATTTTTAATAGTGGCATTGTCGCATCTTATACTGTATCTGCAGAACTAGTGCCTGGTTCATTATCAGCGACTGCATTGGGTATTACTAATATGGCCTCAGTATTTATTGGAATGTTATTAGTACAAATTGTTGGTAGTATATTAAAAAATCTATGGAGTGGTGTTTTAGCTCAAGGCGCGCCTTATTATAGTGCTTTAGAATTTCAAAAAGCACTGGTCTTTGTGCCTTTAATATTTCTTGTTTGCTTTATTCTAAGTTTTTTTATTAAAGAAACGTTTAAAGCTTAA
- a CDS encoding tail protein X, with translation MAKYTTKDGDMLDLICFKYYGTTEVTTKVLEANRELAKQGSVLPAGIVIDLPEIEKPTAKRKVTLW, from the coding sequence TTGGCAAAATACACGACTAAAGATGGTGATATGCTAGATTTAATTTGTTTTAAGTACTATGGCACAACAGAGGTTACAACTAAAGTTTTAGAGGCTAACAGAGAGTTAGCAAAACAAGGCTCAGTGTTACCAGCAGGTATTGTTATCGATTTGCCAGAGATAGAAAAGCCAACAGCTAAGCGTAAGGTAACGTTATGGTAG
- a CDS encoding phage tail sheath subtilisin-like domain-containing protein: MSEFYHGVEVVEIDGGARPIRTVKSSIIGLIGTAPDADGNAFPLNTPVLIAGSRLDAVKLGSIGTLPDAIDGIFDQIGAMAVVIRVEHSDDNAQMLSNIQGGVDVDTGKRMGVQAFLDAGSKLGLTPRILIAPEFSNEVGIVQEMLSIADRLKAIIIAEAPSTTDQAAIAYQNSFGSARVYVVDPKVLVLKDGLEVAKASSPRVAGLIARIDKHYGWHYSPSNHEIYGVVGTERPIDFELNGKCRANYLNANKVATIINQNGFRLWGNLTCSNDPKWQFLSVRRTADMLNESLLYAHQWAVDRGITKTFVDDIVMSVNSYMRSLVAQGRILGGKCWADPELNNENEIANGHVTFSFDFSPVYPAQHITFNSHLVNDYISEIF; encoded by the coding sequence ATGAGTGAATTTTATCATGGTGTGGAAGTTGTAGAAATCGATGGTGGTGCAAGACCAATACGAACGGTCAAATCAAGTATCATTGGTTTAATTGGTACTGCACCTGATGCTGATGGGAATGCATTTCCGTTGAATACACCAGTATTAATTGCAGGTAGTCGATTAGATGCAGTAAAGTTAGGTTCAATTGGTACATTGCCTGATGCTATTGATGGTATATTTGACCAGATTGGTGCAATGGCCGTTGTGATTCGAGTAGAGCATAGTGATGATAATGCACAGATGCTATCAAATATCCAAGGTGGTGTTGATGTTGACACAGGTAAGCGTATGGGCGTGCAGGCATTTTTGGATGCTGGTTCAAAGCTTGGTTTAACCCCAAGGATATTAATTGCACCTGAGTTTTCAAATGAAGTCGGTATTGTTCAAGAAATGCTAAGTATTGCTGATCGATTAAAAGCAATTATTATTGCTGAAGCACCAAGCACAACAGATCAGGCAGCTATTGCTTATCAAAATAGTTTTGGTTCAGCGCGTGTTTATGTTGTTGATCCTAAAGTTCTAGTGCTTAAAGATGGCTTGGAAGTTGCTAAAGCATCATCGCCAAGGGTTGCAGGTTTAATTGCGCGTATTGATAAGCACTATGGTTGGCATTATTCACCATCCAACCATGAAATTTATGGTGTGGTTGGTACTGAAAGACCAATTGATTTTGAGCTTAATGGCAAGTGTAGAGCAAATTATTTGAATGCTAATAAAGTAGCAACGATTATTAATCAAAATGGCTTTAGGCTTTGGGGTAATCTAACTTGTTCTAATGACCCTAAGTGGCAATTTCTTTCAGTTAGGCGTACAGCTGATATGTTAAATGAATCACTGTTATATGCACATCAATGGGCAGTTGATCGAGGGATTACTAAGACATTTGTCGATGATATTGTCATGAGTGTTAATAGTTACATGCGTTCATTAGTTGCACAAGGGCGTATTTTAGGTGGCAAGTGTTGGGCAGACCCAGAATTAAATAATGAAAATGAAATTGCAAATGGTCATGTGACATTTAGTTTTGATTTCAGCCCTGTATACCCAGCCCAGCATATTACATTTAATAGTCATTTAGTGAACGATTATATTTCAGAAATATTTTAA
- a CDS encoding phage major tail tube protein: protein MFNNLLENFGVYVDGVAYLGLASEIQLPKISVKTEEWTAAGMSGTVDIDTGKVEKMEAVIKLKGIQTDPVKAIGNTEAPLIIRGSLRNKDGESKKLIIEMRGLLKEYDTGTINAESLGETSITLSLSYYRLNVDNEDLIEVDPINNVRSISGENSLESVLANISN, encoded by the coding sequence ATGTTTAACAATTTGCTTGAGAATTTTGGTGTTTATGTCGATGGTGTTGCCTATCTTGGATTAGCCAGTGAAATTCAATTGCCAAAGATATCTGTCAAGACAGAAGAGTGGACGGCTGCAGGTATGTCGGGTACGGTTGATATTGATACGGGTAAAGTTGAAAAGATGGAAGCCGTAATTAAGCTTAAAGGCATTCAAACGGATCCAGTTAAAGCTATTGGTAATACAGAAGCACCATTGATTATTCGTGGCAGTTTAAGAAACAAAGATGGTGAAAGCAAAAAACTTATCATTGAAATGCGTGGACTGCTTAAAGAATATGATACAGGTACGATTAATGCTGAATCTTTAGGTGAAACGAGTATTACTCTATCACTAAGTTACTATCGTTTGAATGTTGATAATGAAGACTTAATCGAAGTCGATCCAATTAATAATGTTCGTAGTATTTCAGGTGAGAATTCACTTGAAAGTGTTTTAGCCAATATATCAAATTAA